From the Desulfosarcina sp. BuS5 genome, one window contains:
- the tnpB gene encoding IS66 family insertion sequence element accessory protein TnpB (TnpB, as the term is used for proteins encoded by IS66 family insertion elements, is considered an accessory protein, since TnpC, encoded by a neighboring gene, is a DDE family transposase.), with protein sequence MIQITPQMRILLAIDPVDFRKGIDGLNAVCRQVLRSDPFSGYVFIFRNKKATAIKIIMYDGQGFWMCQKRLSKGRFNWWPNKSGEAVRPLAVHELQLLIWNGNPVKAHVAPLWRPIPVKK encoded by the coding sequence ATGATTCAGATAACTCCGCAAATGCGTATCCTGCTGGCCATAGACCCGGTGGATTTCAGAAAAGGTATCGACGGTCTAAATGCTGTTTGTCGGCAGGTGCTGCGCTCCGATCCATTTTCAGGGTATGTTTTTATTTTTCGTAATAAAAAGGCAACTGCCATAAAGATCATTATGTATGATGGCCAAGGATTCTGGATGTGTCAGAAAAGGCTGTCTAAGGGACGTTTCAACTGGTGGCCAAACAAATCCGGTGAGGCGGTCAGGCCTCTGGCCGTTCATGAACTGCAGCTTCTGATCTGGAACGGTAATCCTGTAAAGGCTCATGTTGCACCATTGTGGCGGCCAATTCCTGTAAAAAAATAA
- a CDS encoding DUF4338 domain-containing protein — translation MFTYRGRVVTDKDIIFIKELIAQNPDASRRALSRKLCIAWNWVQANGALRDMVCRGMMLELHRAGFIRLPDKKCNPHNPFVERRKPKKIQINQTLLETKLAKIRPLEFCQVRRSPHEKMFNSLIEYYHYLGYCHSVGEQLKYIVYTDGRPIACFAWSSAARHIGCRDRFIGWDAKTRKKNLHLLAYNTRFLILPWVRVPHLASHLLGHMIKILALDWRKIYNHPIWYLETFVDKTRFAGTCYKAANWKYLGDTTGRGKNDQTFKPNRSIKAVWGYPLAKNFRSLLRGDTQ, via the coding sequence ATGTTTACGTATAGAGGCAGAGTCGTTACTGACAAAGATATTATTTTTATCAAGGAGCTTATTGCTCAAAATCCGGATGCCAGCCGCCGGGCGCTTTCCAGAAAACTGTGCATAGCCTGGAATTGGGTCCAGGCCAATGGGGCATTGCGTGATATGGTCTGTCGGGGTATGATGTTAGAACTGCACCGTGCAGGATTCATACGTCTGCCGGACAAAAAATGTAATCCCCATAATCCATTTGTAGAACGTAGAAAACCTAAAAAAATTCAGATCAATCAAACTTTACTGGAAACAAAATTAGCCAAAATACGGCCGCTTGAATTTTGCCAGGTACGCAGAAGCCCGCATGAAAAAATGTTCAACAGCCTGATCGAGTATTACCATTATCTGGGTTACTGCCATTCAGTGGGCGAACAGCTGAAATACATCGTTTATACTGATGGGCGGCCAATAGCATGTTTTGCCTGGTCTTCTGCAGCGAGGCATATAGGCTGCAGGGACAGGTTTATCGGCTGGGATGCGAAGACGCGTAAAAAAAATCTGCACCTTTTGGCGTATAATACACGATTTTTAATTCTACCATGGGTGCGCGTACCACATCTGGCCTCCCATCTTCTTGGTCACATGATAAAAATCTTGGCCCTGGATTGGCGTAAAATCTACAATCATCCCATCTGGTACCTTGAAACTTTTGTGGACAAAACCCGTTTTGCCGGTACCTGTTACAAGGCTGCGAACTGGAAGTATCTTGGAGACACCACCGGCAGGGGTAAAAATGATCAAACATTTAAACCGAACCGATCTATAAAGGCTGTTTGGGGATATCCATTAGCCAAAAATTTTCGCAGCCTTTTACGGGGGGACACACAGTGA